From the Actinomadura luzonensis genome, the window CCTCGGGCGGGCCGCCGTACGGATCCTCCACCTCCAGGGCGCGGCGCCAGTCGCGGCGCCCGGCGGCGGAGGCGACGACGGCGCGGGCCCGCCCGGAGGTGTCCGAACGGTGCCGGCGCCCGCCCGCGTCGGCGGCCAGCGCGGCGAACTCCGGCAGCGTGAACGCGCGCCGCTCCGCCTCCGGATCGAGCCGCACGGCCGCGGCGACGTGCCGCGCCTCCATGGCCAGCAGCAGGTCCGCCGACCGGACCAGGCCGCGGTCGAGCATCCGCGCCCGGTGCGCCCGCCCGTCGAGCCCGAGCCGGTCCAGCGCCGCCACCGCGTGCGGCGCCATGGGGTGGCCGACCAGGGCGGACACGCCCGCGCTGCCGAGGTCGG encodes:
- a CDS encoding arsenate reductase/protein-tyrosine-phosphatase family protein produces the protein MSDEFRILLVCTANICRSAMAEVIAGAMLRSSALPADLGSAGVSALVGHPMAPHAVAALDRLGLDGRAHRARMLDRGLVRSADLLLAMEARHVAAAVRLDPEAERRAFTLPEFAALAADAGGRRHRSDTSGRARAVVASAAGRRDWRRALEVEDPYGGPPEGYEECAKCLGESLSQALAALLGPR